One genomic window of Glycine soja cultivar W05 chromosome 9, ASM419377v2, whole genome shotgun sequence includes the following:
- the LOC114425409 gene encoding chromatin assembly factor 1 subunit FAS1-like isoform X2: protein MAAPTEIIDVDAENSPTPTTISPQDSKSNRAKTTTRKRKKVPSVLQSLKSAEEKQAHIETLEKELDALFRYYKEAMAQKVRVELSLCGGSRNVVVAALMEESDLPLSKLVDEINDKLNGEVSNGAIVLAEPVTYATVKSSVLFVGQRVTYGVSNADADVLEDHAESCLWCWETRDLKLMPKSVRGELGVRRTCRRRIHERIMAVSEMIAALKKQESQPDYNDGLIKASAKVNKAFPEADIRLLVDGLLQKNSEDMDKKRASQENKLLIKQLERNRKEAEKEKEKESMHNELQRETLLNESNLKLSQDEARNDEKASEKKKQQKKQVDEAEKDQRRKEKAEAELKKKRSLQKQASIMERFLKRSKNSPSPSEKDKVSTKSTASDLLRCKNKSLFESATLSMDCTLASSSDVMLEDIRKTHFSSWRSLGQLIRLNRKQRWGLRQKPRTKVFKELKLSAIKTAVHDVELDMEKHVNRLGECSSDISSCPMNEDSSPPDTKKYSRGRQLLQFDKSHRPAFYGVWPTKSHVVGARHPLRKDPSLDYEVSSDEEWEEEEPGESLSDCDKDEEECQEECTKSDEESEDGFFVPDGYLSEDEGAQVDRMQIDDDIEGADSSPSCKNDIEIEEFCALLRQQKYLNNLTEHALRKNQPLIISNLINDKDLSSDHNISGTPKLEQMCLQVLSMYVIPGISCIEISEDKMQDEDQEVCLSTGKGVASLISGVAVIPDSDLPIIVTTIQSCSQGMNKVLVSLQQKFPSVSKSLLKNKVREVSDYVDNRLQVKKEVLDKLGLAVKPEKSSVGPKSIAAFFSKRCLPPTGEDFLV from the exons ATGGCAGCGCCTACGGAGATAATCGACGTCGACGCCGAAAACTCTCCTACTCCTACTACTATTTCTCCTCAAGATTCGAAATCGAATCGCGCCAAAACCACCACGCGAAAGCGCAAGAAGGTTCCGTCGGTGCTGCAAAGCCTAAAGAGCGCCGAGGAGAAGCAAGCGCACATCGAAACCCTCGAGAAGGAACTCGACGCGCTGTTCCGCTACTACAAAGAAGCCATGGCTCAGAAAGTGCGCGTCGAGCTGAGCCTGTGCGGTGGTTCACGAAACGTCGTCGTCGCGGCGCTGATGGAGGAGAGCGACCTTCCGCTGTCGAAGCTCGTGGACGAAATTAACGACAAGTTGAACGGAGAAGTAAGTAACGGCGCAATCGTGCTGGCGGAGCCTGTGACCTACGCGACGGTGAAGAGTAGCGTGTTGTTTGTGGGACAGAGAGTGACCTACGGCGTGTCCAATGCTGATGCTGATGTATTGGAGGACCATGCCGAGTCGTGTCTCTGGTGCTGGGAG ACTAGGGATTTGAAATTGATGCCAAAATCTGTTCGAGGAGAGCTTGGTGTTCGACGCACTTGCCGGAGAAGGATCCATGAGAGGATTATGGCTGTCTCTG AAATGATAGCAGCTCTGAAAAAGCAAGAGAGTCAACCAGATTACAATGATGGCTTAATTAAGGCATCAGCAAAGGTCAATAAAGCTTTTCCTGAGGCAGATATCCGCTTGTTAGTGGATGGCTTGTTGCAGAAAAACAGTGAAGACAT gGACAAGAAAAGAGCAAGCCAAGAAAATAAATTGCTAATTAAGCAGTTGGAGAGAAATAGAAAAGAGgctgagaaagagaaagagaaagaaagcatGCACAATGAACTGCAAAGAGAAACACTGCTCAAT gaatcaaatttaaaattgtcacAAGATGAGGCAAGAAATGATGAGAAAGCTTCTGAAAAGAAGAAACAGCAAAAGAAACAGGTAGATGAGGCAGAAAAGGATCAACGGCGTAAAGAGAAAGCAGAAGCTGAATTAAAAAAGAAGCGTAGTTTACAAAAGCAAGCTTCAATTATGGAGCGCTTTctgaaaagaagtaaaaacagTCCCTCTCCATCTGAGAAGGACAAAGTTTCAACTAAATCAACTGCATCTGATTTGTTAAGATGCAAGAATAAAAGTTTGTTTGAGTCAGCTACACTTTCAATGGATTGTACTCTTGCATCAAGTAGTGATGTTATGCTAGAAGATATTCGCAA GACACACTTTTCTTCATGGCGCTCTTTAGGACAATTAATTCGCTTGAACAGAAAACAGAGATGGGGCTTACGTCAGAAACCTCGGACTAAAGTTTTTAAGGAACTTAAGCTGAGTGCTATTAAAACTGCAGTTCATGATGTTGAGTTGGACATGGAGAAACATGTCAACAGATTGGGAGAATGTAGTTCTGATATCAGTTCATGCCCAATGAATGAAGATAGTTCTCCTCCTGATACCAAGAAGTACAGTCGGGGTAGACAATTATTGCAGTTTGATAAATCTCACAGACCTGCCTTTTATGGTGTTTGgcccacaaaaag TCATGTTGTTGGAGCACGCCATCCTTTAAGGAAGGATCCAAGTCTGGATTATGAAGTCAGCAGTGATGAGGAATGGGAAGAG GAGGAACCTGGTGAAAGTCTTTCTGATTGTGATAAAGATGAAGAGGAATGTCAAGAGGAATGTACAAAGTCTGATGAAGAAAGTGAAGATGGGTTCTTTGTACCTGATGGATATCTCTCCGAGGATGAG GGTGCACAAGTGGACAGAATGCAAATAGATGATGACATTGAGGGGGCTGATAGCTCCCCTAGCTGtaagaatgacattgagatcGAGGAGTTTTGTGCTTTACTTCGGCAGCAGAAATATCTAAATAATTTGACAGAGCATGCTCTTCGGAAAAATCAACCCTTGATTATATCAAATTTGATTAATGACAAGGACCTTTCGTCTGACCACAATATTAGTGGTACTCCTAAGCTGGAGCAGATGTGTTTGCAAGTCTTGAGTATGTACGTAATTCCTGGCATCTCATGTATAGAAATATCTGAGGACAAAATGCAAGACGAGGACCAAGAAGTCTGCCTCTCTACTGGTAAAGGTGTTGCTAGTCTAATATCTGGTGTAGCTGTCATACCTGACTCAGACCTACCCATAATT GTGACTACTATTCAAAGTTGTTCTCAGGGTATGAATAAAGTTTTGGTGTCTTTGCAACAGAAGTTCCCTTCTGTATCTAAGTCCTTACTGAAGAATAAAGTGCGTGAAGTATCTGACTATGTTGATAACCGTTTGCAG GTGAAGAAAGAAGTTCTGGATAAGCTTGGCTTGGCAGTTAAACCTG AAAAAAGTAGCGTGGGACCAAAGAGCATTgctgcatttttttcaaaaaggtgCTTGCCGCCAACTGGAGAAG ATTTCTTAGTATAG
- the LOC114425409 gene encoding chromatin assembly factor 1 subunit FAS1-like isoform X1, whose protein sequence is MAAPTEIIDVDAENSPTPTTISPQDSKSNRAKTTTRKRKKVPSVLQSLKSAEEKQAHIETLEKELDALFRYYKEAMAQKVRVELSLCGGSRNVVVAALMEESDLPLSKLVDEINDKLNGEVSNGAIVLAEPVTYATVKSSVLFVGQRVTYGVSNADADVLEDHAESCLWCWETRDLKLMPKSVRGELGVRRTCRRRIHERIMAVSEMIAALKKQESQPDYNDGLIKASAKVNKAFPEADIRLLVDGLLQKNSEDMDKKRASQENKLLIKQLERNRKEAEKEKEKESMHNELQRETLLNESNLKLSQDEARNDEKASEKKKQQKKQVDEAEKDQRRKEKAEAELKKKRSLQKQASIMERFLKRSKNSPSPSEKDKVSTKSTASDLLRCKNKSLFESATLSMDCTLASSSDVMLEDIRKTHFSSWRSLGQLIRLNRKQRWGLRQKPRTKVFKELKLSAIKTAVHDVELDMEKHVNRLGECSSDISSCPMNEDSSPPDTKKYSRGRQLLQFDKSHRPAFYGVWPTKSHVVGARHPLRKDPSLDYEVSSDEEWEEEEPGESLSDCDKDEEECQEECTKSDEESEDGFFVPDGYLSEDEGAQVDRMQIDDDIEGADSSPSCKNDIEIEEFCALLRQQKYLNNLTEHALRKNQPLIISNLINDKDLSSDHNISGTPKLEQMCLQVLSMYVIPGISCIEISEDKMQDEDQEVCLSTGKGVASLISGVAVIPDSDLPIIVTTIQSCSQGMNKVLVSLQQKFPSVSKSLLKNKVREVSDYVDNRLQVKKEVLDKLGLAVKPEKSSVGPKSIAAFFSKRCLPPTGEGAKPGETSPLPLKSSFAIDERPQSSYDI, encoded by the exons ATGGCAGCGCCTACGGAGATAATCGACGTCGACGCCGAAAACTCTCCTACTCCTACTACTATTTCTCCTCAAGATTCGAAATCGAATCGCGCCAAAACCACCACGCGAAAGCGCAAGAAGGTTCCGTCGGTGCTGCAAAGCCTAAAGAGCGCCGAGGAGAAGCAAGCGCACATCGAAACCCTCGAGAAGGAACTCGACGCGCTGTTCCGCTACTACAAAGAAGCCATGGCTCAGAAAGTGCGCGTCGAGCTGAGCCTGTGCGGTGGTTCACGAAACGTCGTCGTCGCGGCGCTGATGGAGGAGAGCGACCTTCCGCTGTCGAAGCTCGTGGACGAAATTAACGACAAGTTGAACGGAGAAGTAAGTAACGGCGCAATCGTGCTGGCGGAGCCTGTGACCTACGCGACGGTGAAGAGTAGCGTGTTGTTTGTGGGACAGAGAGTGACCTACGGCGTGTCCAATGCTGATGCTGATGTATTGGAGGACCATGCCGAGTCGTGTCTCTGGTGCTGGGAG ACTAGGGATTTGAAATTGATGCCAAAATCTGTTCGAGGAGAGCTTGGTGTTCGACGCACTTGCCGGAGAAGGATCCATGAGAGGATTATGGCTGTCTCTG AAATGATAGCAGCTCTGAAAAAGCAAGAGAGTCAACCAGATTACAATGATGGCTTAATTAAGGCATCAGCAAAGGTCAATAAAGCTTTTCCTGAGGCAGATATCCGCTTGTTAGTGGATGGCTTGTTGCAGAAAAACAGTGAAGACAT gGACAAGAAAAGAGCAAGCCAAGAAAATAAATTGCTAATTAAGCAGTTGGAGAGAAATAGAAAAGAGgctgagaaagagaaagagaaagaaagcatGCACAATGAACTGCAAAGAGAAACACTGCTCAAT gaatcaaatttaaaattgtcacAAGATGAGGCAAGAAATGATGAGAAAGCTTCTGAAAAGAAGAAACAGCAAAAGAAACAGGTAGATGAGGCAGAAAAGGATCAACGGCGTAAAGAGAAAGCAGAAGCTGAATTAAAAAAGAAGCGTAGTTTACAAAAGCAAGCTTCAATTATGGAGCGCTTTctgaaaagaagtaaaaacagTCCCTCTCCATCTGAGAAGGACAAAGTTTCAACTAAATCAACTGCATCTGATTTGTTAAGATGCAAGAATAAAAGTTTGTTTGAGTCAGCTACACTTTCAATGGATTGTACTCTTGCATCAAGTAGTGATGTTATGCTAGAAGATATTCGCAA GACACACTTTTCTTCATGGCGCTCTTTAGGACAATTAATTCGCTTGAACAGAAAACAGAGATGGGGCTTACGTCAGAAACCTCGGACTAAAGTTTTTAAGGAACTTAAGCTGAGTGCTATTAAAACTGCAGTTCATGATGTTGAGTTGGACATGGAGAAACATGTCAACAGATTGGGAGAATGTAGTTCTGATATCAGTTCATGCCCAATGAATGAAGATAGTTCTCCTCCTGATACCAAGAAGTACAGTCGGGGTAGACAATTATTGCAGTTTGATAAATCTCACAGACCTGCCTTTTATGGTGTTTGgcccacaaaaag TCATGTTGTTGGAGCACGCCATCCTTTAAGGAAGGATCCAAGTCTGGATTATGAAGTCAGCAGTGATGAGGAATGGGAAGAG GAGGAACCTGGTGAAAGTCTTTCTGATTGTGATAAAGATGAAGAGGAATGTCAAGAGGAATGTACAAAGTCTGATGAAGAAAGTGAAGATGGGTTCTTTGTACCTGATGGATATCTCTCCGAGGATGAG GGTGCACAAGTGGACAGAATGCAAATAGATGATGACATTGAGGGGGCTGATAGCTCCCCTAGCTGtaagaatgacattgagatcGAGGAGTTTTGTGCTTTACTTCGGCAGCAGAAATATCTAAATAATTTGACAGAGCATGCTCTTCGGAAAAATCAACCCTTGATTATATCAAATTTGATTAATGACAAGGACCTTTCGTCTGACCACAATATTAGTGGTACTCCTAAGCTGGAGCAGATGTGTTTGCAAGTCTTGAGTATGTACGTAATTCCTGGCATCTCATGTATAGAAATATCTGAGGACAAAATGCAAGACGAGGACCAAGAAGTCTGCCTCTCTACTGGTAAAGGTGTTGCTAGTCTAATATCTGGTGTAGCTGTCATACCTGACTCAGACCTACCCATAATT GTGACTACTATTCAAAGTTGTTCTCAGGGTATGAATAAAGTTTTGGTGTCTTTGCAACAGAAGTTCCCTTCTGTATCTAAGTCCTTACTGAAGAATAAAGTGCGTGAAGTATCTGACTATGTTGATAACCGTTTGCAG GTGAAGAAAGAAGTTCTGGATAAGCTTGGCTTGGCAGTTAAACCTG AAAAAAGTAGCGTGGGACCAAAGAGCATTgctgcatttttttcaaaaaggtgCTTGCCGCCAACTGGAGAAGGTGCGAAACCTGGTGAAACTTCACCACTGCCCCTCAAATCATCTTTTGCCATTGATGAACGACCGCAAAGTTCATATGATATATAA